Proteins encoded in a region of the Apilactobacillus apisilvae genome:
- a CDS encoding peptidylprolyl isomerase gives MNKKWLVGIAGALMSVSLVACGSKTVAVTNGGKITQSEYYSSMKNTANGKTVLQQMILDKVLNKQYGDKVSSKDINAQFNQAKSQYGSQFDTLLQQQGYTEQTYKDTLKSQALLQAAMKANISYSTKDLEKQFKSFEPKITVNEILVSDKETANKVIEQLNDKKGKNFSELAKKYSKDTTNKDKGGRVDAFDNTDTSIDSAFSKAAYKLSNGEYTKTPVKTKSGYQIIQMVNHPKKGSSYKDHISELKEQIAKTKMQDPTLQKEVVSKALKDGGVEIKDKDLQNILASFLNNK, from the coding sequence ATGAATAAGAAATGGTTAGTCGGTATTGCCGGTGCCTTAATGAGTGTTTCATTAGTTGCATGTGGTAGTAAAACTGTTGCAGTTACCAATGGTGGTAAAATCACTCAAAGTGAATACTATAGTAGTATGAAAAACACTGCTAACGGTAAAACAGTTCTACAACAAATGATTTTAGATAAAGTATTAAACAAACAATATGGTGATAAAGTATCATCTAAAGATATTAATGCTCAATTTAACCAAGCTAAAAGTCAATATGGATCACAATTTGACACATTATTACAACAACAAGGTTATACAGAACAAACTTACAAAGATACTCTTAAATCACAAGCACTATTACAAGCTGCCATGAAAGCTAATATTAGCTACTCAACTAAAGACTTAGAAAAACAATTTAAGTCATTTGAACCAAAGATTACTGTTAATGAAATATTAGTTTCAGACAAAGAGACTGCTAATAAAGTTATTGAACAACTTAATGATAAGAAGGGTAAAAACTTCTCTGAATTAGCTAAAAAGTATTCTAAAGACACTACTAATAAAGATAAAGGTGGTCGTGTAGATGCATTTGACAATACTGACACAAGTATTGATTCAGCATTCAGTAAAGCTGCTTATAAGTTATCAAACGGTGAATACACTAAGACACCTGTAAAGACTAAGTCTGGATACCAAATTATTCAAATGGTTAACCATCCTAAGAAAGGATCTTCATACAAAGATCATATTTCTGAATTGAAAGAACAAATTGCTAAGACTAAGATGCAAGATCCTACTCTTCAAAAAGAAGTTGTTTCTAAAGCACTTAAAGATGGTGGAGTTGAAATCAAGGACAAAGACTTACAAAACATTTTAGCTTCTTTCTTAAATAATAAATAA
- a CDS encoding ATP-binding protein, translated as MKINKIEIYGYGKWHDVTFDLNKNNLQLIYGNNESGKTTLLSLIEGILFGYLNGRGNKYSQYIPKDSNAYGGSLTIKTEDNRNFIIKRVAGKYGGDLSIYDLDNECDTDNDVLKNILGPIDRPTFENLFYFGDINIKDITKLSDTDLIERIQKVGFVGSSDWINIRAQLDKESRNLYAPKGRKPPLNQKLKSYDNLLLKINESKSSLNNYKNLLIQFNSINEENISLKHFIDNLNKEIDQLKNHKSKWPLYEKLIDLKPIKVKDGFDNNAQNQLYKLNNSIKLNKNQIDILDNQINEIQNKINKDSELVFYEQNQDKINELFNNYDKINDLNSFLKVKQEILKETHDSLSSNPLPITKDDKNNITDLQKALNNNPVKVNNKLIISLIALGVILLLLPGTLKLLCIALFIISGYLYYSNKNKLNYQSRINEKINSYRVKYNFSDNNIDNWFILDDNYRNNNVNDYSKDINELLSKIENYFSQWKFSKNYLSLGDNYDQNLSNINQFITRNNKLIDENKRYSEDLNRYLLKKDELVKANVEITTEINKFFSVRSVNNQSEFDYEMNNQHKAIQINNQRQNIKSQLDDNEINKLKSFKNKEDINEALKKKLDLQNTKQQHLLSNSQKAEKVKVNIDELTKNGTYQELQQKKANLEAEINDLVDEWLTTKLSFNWINQALNIATADRIPLFQQKAQEYFGTLTNNNYIKITYFKNKLKVTRNDKTQFDIGELSRGTIEQLYLSLLLSLSVVFGRDYKLPIIIDDGFSEFDIDRSNNAFKLLEDISKSLQVIYVTCNHDVLDYFDKSIILSLNKK; from the coding sequence ATGAAAATTAATAAGATAGAAATTTACGGATATGGTAAATGGCATGATGTTACTTTTGATTTAAATAAGAACAATTTACAGTTAATATACGGAAATAATGAATCTGGTAAAACAACTCTGCTAAGTTTAATTGAAGGAATCTTATTTGGATATTTAAATGGTCGTGGCAATAAATATAGCCAATATATCCCCAAAGATAGCAACGCTTATGGTGGTAGCTTAACTATTAAGACTGAAGATAACCGTAATTTTATTATAAAAAGAGTTGCTGGTAAGTATGGTGGAGATTTAAGTATTTATGACTTGGATAATGAATGTGATACAGATAACGATGTTTTAAAGAATATATTAGGCCCAATTGATCGTCCAACTTTTGAAAATTTATTCTATTTTGGTGATATAAATATTAAGGATATTACCAAATTAAGTGATACTGATTTAATTGAAAGAATTCAAAAAGTAGGTTTTGTGGGTAGTAGTGATTGGATAAATATTCGCGCCCAATTAGATAAAGAATCTAGAAATTTATATGCCCCAAAGGGAAGAAAGCCACCTCTAAATCAAAAACTTAAATCATATGATAATTTATTATTAAAAATAAATGAAAGTAAGTCTTCTTTAAATAATTATAAAAATTTATTGATACAATTTAATTCTATCAACGAAGAAAATATTAGTTTAAAGCATTTTATAGATAATCTTAATAAAGAAATTGATCAGCTTAAAAATCATAAAAGTAAATGGCCATTATATGAGAAGTTAATTGATCTGAAGCCAATTAAGGTTAAGGATGGATTTGATAATAATGCTCAAAATCAATTATATAAATTGAATAATTCTATTAAGTTAAATAAAAATCAAATAGATATTTTAGATAATCAAATTAATGAAATACAAAATAAAATAAACAAAGATTCTGAACTTGTTTTTTATGAACAAAATCAAGATAAAATTAATGAATTATTCAATAATTATGACAAAATAAATGATTTAAATAGTTTTTTGAAAGTTAAGCAAGAAATTTTAAAAGAAACTCATGACAGTTTAAGTAGTAATCCTTTACCGATAACTAAAGATGATAAAAATAATATTACCGATTTACAGAAAGCATTAAATAATAATCCAGTTAAAGTAAACAATAAATTGATTATTAGTTTAATCGCTTTAGGGGTTATTTTATTATTATTGCCTGGGACACTTAAGTTATTATGTATCGCTTTATTTATTATTTCTGGATATCTTTATTATAGTAATAAAAATAAATTAAACTATCAGAGTAGAATTAATGAAAAAATTAATTCTTATCGAGTTAAATATAACTTTTCAGATAATAATATTGATAACTGGTTTATTTTAGATGATAATTATCGAAATAATAATGTAAATGATTATAGTAAGGATATTAATGAATTATTATCTAAAATTGAAAATTATTTTAGCCAATGGAAATTTTCTAAAAATTATTTAAGTTTAGGTGATAATTATGATCAAAACTTATCTAATATCAATCAATTTATTACCAGAAATAATAAATTAATTGATGAAAATAAACGATATTCAGAAGATTTAAATCGTTATTTATTAAAAAAAGATGAACTTGTTAAAGCTAATGTTGAAATAACAACCGAAATAAACAAGTTTTTTTCAGTTCGTTCGGTAAATAATCAATCTGAATTTGATTATGAAATGAACAATCAACACAAAGCGATTCAAATTAATAATCAGCGTCAAAATATAAAAAGCCAATTAGATGATAATGAAATTAATAAATTAAAATCATTTAAAAATAAAGAAGATATAAATGAAGCTTTAAAAAAGAAATTAGACTTACAAAATACTAAACAGCAACACTTATTAAGTAATAGTCAAAAAGCTGAAAAGGTTAAAGTTAATATCGATGAACTAACTAAAAATGGAACTTATCAAGAATTACAACAAAAAAAAGCTAATCTTGAAGCAGAAATTAATGACTTGGTAGATGAGTGGCTAACGACTAAATTATCTTTTAATTGGATTAACCAGGCGCTTAATATAGCCACTGCTGATCGAATTCCTTTGTTTCAACAAAAAGCCCAAGAATATTTTGGAACTTTAACAAACAATAACTATATTAAAATCACATACTTTAAAAATAAGTTAAAAGTTACTAGAAATGATAAAACTCAGTTTGATATTGGGGAATTATCCAGGGGAACGATTGAACAGCTATATTTATCATTACTGCTATCTTTATCAGTAGTTTTTGGTCGTGATTATAAATTACCAATTATTATTGATGATGGATTTTCTGAATTTGATATTGATCGTTCTAATAATGCTTTTAAGCTTTTAGAGGATATTAGTAAATCATTACAAGTTATTTACGTTACTTGTAATCATGATGTCTTAGATTATTTTGATAAATCAATAATTTTGAGTTTAAATAAAAAATAG
- the argS gene encoding arginine--tRNA ligase yields MENKELVAKALSDALDGELKAEDLVNKIERPKNSTMGDLAFPTFILAKKFRKAPQQIATDIVEKINQENFDHVEAAGPYVNFFLDKSKYSANVIETILKEKNDYGKNNDGKGGNVTIDMSSPNIAKPISMGHLRSTVIGNSVANILTKNGYKPIKDNHLGDWGTQFGKLITAYLMWGNEEDVKKDPINNLVKYYVKFHKVDKEKPELDDVARDWFRKLENGDEEATKLWKWFREVSIDAFEKIYKKLGVSFDTYNGEAFYNDKLQGVVDDLDKKGLLSKSQGATIVDLDKYNLNPALILKSDGASLYITRDIATAIYRDQTYKPAMNLYVVGSEQTYYFKQLKAVLTEMGVPSAKDLHHIPFGLITVNGKKLSTRSGRIILLDEVLDDSIEIAKKQIADKNPDLPNKDEVAKEVGVGAIVFGDLQNEKINNIDFNLEDQLRFEGETGPYVQYARARAESILRKSGNTDFSASKKQLNDAESWNVIKLLNDFPQRVKMACAEFEPSVIAKYSLRLAKAFNKYYAHTKILEDNDQKDARLALVKSVSIVLKESLSLLGVKSPEEM; encoded by the coding sequence ATGGAAAATAAAGAATTAGTTGCTAAAGCTCTATCTGATGCTTTAGATGGTGAATTAAAAGCCGAAGACCTTGTAAATAAAATTGAACGTCCTAAAAATTCAACGATGGGTGACTTGGCTTTTCCAACGTTTATCTTAGCCAAAAAATTTAGAAAAGCCCCTCAACAAATTGCTACTGATATTGTAGAAAAAATTAATCAAGAAAATTTTGATCATGTTGAAGCAGCTGGTCCTTACGTTAACTTCTTTTTAGATAAATCTAAATATAGTGCTAATGTTATCGAAACTATTTTAAAAGAAAAAAATGATTATGGAAAAAATAATGATGGTAAAGGTGGAAACGTTACTATTGATATGTCTTCACCTAACATTGCTAAGCCTATTTCAATGGGTCATTTAAGATCAACTGTAATTGGTAATTCTGTAGCTAATATTTTAACTAAAAATGGTTATAAACCTATAAAAGATAATCACTTAGGTGATTGGGGGACTCAATTTGGTAAATTAATTACTGCTTACTTAATGTGGGGTAATGAAGAAGATGTTAAAAAAGACCCAATCAATAATTTAGTTAAATATTATGTTAAGTTTCATAAAGTAGACAAAGAAAAACCTGAATTGGATGATGTAGCTCGTGATTGGTTTAGAAAGCTCGAAAATGGTGATGAAGAAGCTACTAAGTTATGGAAATGGTTCCGCGAAGTTTCAATTGATGCATTTGAAAAGATTTACAAAAAATTAGGTGTTTCATTTGATACTTATAATGGAGAAGCTTTTTATAATGATAAATTACAGGGTGTTGTTGATGACCTTGATAAAAAAGGTCTACTATCAAAATCACAAGGAGCTACAATTGTTGATTTAGATAAATATAATCTAAACCCTGCTTTAATCTTAAAAAGTGATGGTGCTTCATTATATATCACTAGAGATATTGCAACCGCAATTTATAGAGACCAAACATACAAGCCAGCTATGAATTTATATGTTGTTGGATCTGAACAAACATACTACTTCAAACAATTAAAGGCTGTTTTAACTGAAATGGGAGTTCCTTCAGCTAAAGATTTACATCATATTCCATTTGGATTAATTACTGTTAATGGTAAAAAATTATCTACTAGATCTGGAAGAATTATTTTACTAGATGAAGTGTTAGATGATTCTATTGAAATCGCCAAAAAACAAATTGCTGATAAGAATCCTGATTTACCTAACAAAGATGAAGTTGCCAAAGAAGTTGGGGTTGGAGCAATTGTTTTTGGTGACCTACAAAATGAAAAAATTAACAATATTGACTTTAATCTTGAAGATCAACTTCGCTTTGAAGGAGAAACAGGTCCTTATGTTCAATATGCCCGTGCCCGTGCAGAAAGTATCTTAAGAAAATCAGGTAACACTGACTTTTCTGCTTCTAAGAAACAATTGAACGACGCTGAATCATGGAATGTTATTAAACTACTTAATGACTTTCCACAGAGAGTTAAAATGGCTTGTGCAGAATTTGAACCTTCTGTTATTGCTAAATACTCATTGAGACTAGCCAAGGCATTTAACAAATATTATGCTCATACTAAGATCCTTGAAGATAATGATCAAAAAGATGCTCGCTTAGCTCTAGTTAAATCTGTATCAATTGTATTGAAAGAATCATTAAGTCTATTAGGTGTTAAATCTCCTGAAGAAATGTAA
- a CDS encoding L-lactate dehydrogenase, translated as MTRKIGVIGMGHVGSTVAHYIVANGFADDLVLIDKNESKVKADALDFEDAMPNLPFHTNIFINDYSLLKDADVIISALGNIDLIKQANGNDRFAELSNNVKAVKEVAPKIKNSGFNGLIVAITNPVDVITSIYQQETDLPKEHVIGTGTLLDSARMKRAVAAKLDIDSRSVKGYNLGEHGNSQFTAWSTVEVFDEPITKLAKENGLDLANLDKDARDGGFTVFQGKFYTNYGVATAAVKLANVIMSDSKTELVVSNYRKEYGVYLSYPAIVGRNGIEKQINLDLTKEELEKLQYSADFINQKFEENK; from the coding sequence TTGACAAGAAAAATTGGTGTTATTGGGATGGGTCATGTTGGATCAACTGTGGCTCACTATATTGTAGCAAATGGATTTGCTGATGATTTAGTATTAATTGATAAAAATGAAAGTAAAGTTAAAGCTGATGCATTAGATTTTGAAGATGCAATGCCTAATTTACCATTTCACACTAACATTTTTATTAATGACTATTCTTTATTAAAAGATGCTGATGTTATTATTTCTGCTTTAGGTAATATTGATTTAATTAAACAGGCAAATGGTAATGACCGTTTTGCTGAACTATCAAATAATGTGAAAGCTGTTAAAGAAGTTGCCCCTAAAATTAAAAATAGTGGATTTAATGGTTTAATTGTTGCAATTACTAATCCAGTTGATGTTATTACATCTATTTACCAACAAGAAACTGATTTGCCAAAAGAACATGTCATTGGAACTGGAACACTACTCGATTCTGCCAGAATGAAACGCGCTGTTGCAGCTAAATTAGATATTGATTCTAGATCAGTTAAAGGTTACAACTTAGGTGAACATGGTAATTCACAATTTACTGCTTGGTCGACAGTTGAAGTCTTTGATGAACCAATTACTAAATTGGCTAAAGAAAATGGCTTGGACTTAGCAAATTTAGATAAAGATGCTAGAGATGGTGGATTCACAGTTTTCCAAGGTAAATTTTATACTAATTATGGCGTTGCTACTGCTGCTGTTAAATTAGCTAACGTCATTATGTCAGATTCTAAAACAGAATTAGTAGTTTCTAATTATCGCAAAGAATATGGTGTTTATTTATCTTATCCCGCTATCGTTGGCAGAAATGGGATTGAAAAACAAATTAATTTGGATTTAACTAAAGAAGAATTGGAAAAATTACAGTATTCAGCTGATTTTATTAATCAAAAATTTGAAGAAAATAAATAA
- a CDS encoding metallophosphoesterase family protein, whose product MKFIHAADLHLESPFEGLKSDYIPNDLWEYIYNSTFIAFEKLVQNSIEEKVDFILLAGDLFDRDTQTPKTYEFFYNQLLKLNEQNIKVFIIFGNHDYLNIDNNQLDFPNNVYVFGNEVETTTFDLDGEKIAITGFSYSNRWINEKMINKYPLKQDVDFQIGMLHGSEENTGDNYAPFNLQELISKNYNYWALGHIHKRMKLNDNPPIMYSGNIQGRHKKESGPKGYLLVNEKNNQLDISFEETSVIIWDALKIKLTQDDFDTIITDLMNKLYKLNYPKMHLLQLELKVDNYQHIINQDELLIRIQNTLKKEYQNLNVWIYDIKVIVNKKIVSQIDDEIWQKAAKDTFNNDQVSNLAQSLNKYDFIQKHLSDDIPNILYQESQIKILGNKDEDNEN is encoded by the coding sequence TTGAAATTTATTCATGCCGCAGATTTGCATTTAGAAAGCCCCTTTGAAGGCTTAAAAAGTGACTATATTCCCAATGATTTATGGGAATACATTTACAATTCAACTTTTATAGCATTTGAAAAATTAGTTCAAAATTCAATTGAAGAAAAAGTTGATTTTATTTTATTAGCTGGTGATTTATTTGATCGTGATACGCAAACTCCTAAAACTTATGAATTCTTTTACAATCAACTTTTGAAATTAAATGAACAGAATATAAAAGTATTTATAATTTTTGGAAACCATGATTATTTAAATATTGATAATAATCAGCTTGATTTTCCAAATAATGTATACGTATTTGGAAATGAAGTTGAAACGACAACTTTTGATCTTGATGGCGAAAAAATTGCCATTACAGGTTTTAGTTACTCTAATCGCTGGATTAATGAAAAGATGATTAATAAATATCCATTAAAACAAGACGTTGATTTTCAAATTGGGATGCTTCATGGAAGTGAAGAAAATACAGGCGATAATTATGCACCTTTTAATCTACAGGAATTAATTAGTAAAAATTATAATTATTGGGCTTTGGGTCATATTCATAAACGTATGAAATTAAATGATAATCCACCTATTATGTATTCTGGAAATATTCAGGGCCGTCATAAAAAAGAATCAGGTCCAAAAGGTTACTTATTGGTCAATGAAAAAAATAATCAGCTGGATATTAGTTTTGAAGAAACTTCAGTTATTATCTGGGATGCTTTAAAAATTAAATTAACTCAAGATGATTTCGATACAATTATTACTGATTTAATGAATAAATTATATAAGCTTAATTATCCTAAAATGCATTTACTTCAATTAGAATTAAAAGTTGATAATTACCAACATATAATCAATCAAGATGAATTGCTGATTAGAATCCAAAACACTTTAAAAAAAGAATATCAAAATTTAAATGTTTGGATATATGATATTAAAGTTATTGTGAATAAAAAAATTGTTTCACAAATTGATGATGAAATTTGGCAAAAAGCAGCAAAAGATACTTTTAATAATGACCAGGTATCTAATTTAGCTCAAAGCTTAAATAAATATGATTTTATACAAAAACATTTAAGTGATGATATACCTAATATTTTATATCAAGAATCTCAAATTAAAATACTAGGTAATAAGGATGAAGATAATGAAAATTAA
- a CDS encoding transglycosylase domain-containing protein, whose translation MKEKYTTKQKFKIIWQKYQITRLIIVCILSLIFVVSAYCTYIAKTTNVRDLQSSLEQSTIIYDASNDKAGNIYSQKGTYVGYKNISASLPKAILSTEDHNFYHEYGFSAKGFARAMLSVAKNKLMHLNYISGGGSTLTQQLVKNAYLTQQQTFSRKLKELFLSIQVENIYSKKDIITMYMNNAYFGNGVYGVQDASKRYFGMNAKDLPIQDAAVLAGMLTNPSEYNPVDHPNWALQRRNTVLQLMVENGNLNQSTANNLKKTPIRVVNDYQYKNGYKYPYYFDSVIDEAINKYGLSESDIMNRGYKIYTNLNQSQQSSMQNNFENDSMFPSNASDGTKVQAASIAVDPRNGGVNAVVGGRGQHVFRGYNRATQIKRQPGSTMKPLAVYTPALQNGYNYDSSLVNEQKSYGKNKYTPKNYGGVYTGKVPMYKALAESMNAPAVWLLNKIGVEAGYDSVKSFGLPVTKKDKNLALALGGMSKGVSPQQMAGAYTAFANNGNMTTPHYIRKIVDSSGKVIVNNDQNESKKVMSKEVAQQMTSMMLGVFNNGTGVDAKPYGYQIAGKTGSTEADNTGDSDATRDKWIVGYTPKVVVATWEGFDTTNSNHHLENLSGNGVGPLFRNEMQQILPTTGNNNFSVKDAQSQYDDDHPNTNNKSNSGIWNSIQDGASKFSNNVEKGFDSIKNGAGSLFDSAKKFIGQ comes from the coding sequence ATGAAAGAAAAATATACTACTAAGCAAAAATTTAAAATTATATGGCAAAAATATCAAATTACTAGATTAATCATTGTCTGTATTTTGTCTTTAATTTTTGTGGTTAGTGCTTATTGTACTTATATTGCTAAAACTACTAATGTGCGTGATTTACAGTCTTCATTAGAACAATCAACAATTATATATGATGCTTCTAATGATAAGGCAGGAAATATATATTCACAAAAAGGCACTTATGTTGGATATAAGAATATTTCTGCTAGTCTACCCAAGGCAATTTTATCGACTGAAGATCATAATTTTTATCATGAATATGGATTTTCAGCAAAGGGATTTGCTCGAGCCATGTTATCGGTGGCTAAAAATAAATTAATGCATCTAAACTATATTAGCGGAGGTGGGAGTACTTTAACTCAGCAATTAGTTAAAAATGCATATTTAACTCAGCAACAGACATTTAGTCGTAAACTAAAAGAACTATTTTTGTCTATTCAAGTTGAAAATATATATTCTAAAAAAGACATTATAACTATGTATATGAATAATGCATATTTTGGCAATGGCGTTTATGGTGTCCAAGATGCTTCTAAACGTTATTTTGGGATGAATGCTAAAGATTTACCAATTCAAGATGCAGCTGTCTTAGCTGGAATGTTAACTAATCCAAGTGAATACAATCCTGTAGATCATCCTAATTGGGCTTTACAGCGTCGAAATACGGTTCTTCAATTAATGGTTGAAAACGGCAATTTAAATCAAAGCACTGCAAATAATTTGAAGAAAACGCCAATTAGAGTTGTGAATGATTATCAATACAAAAACGGTTATAAATATCCATATTACTTTGATTCTGTAATTGATGAGGCTATTAATAAATATGGATTATCTGAATCAGATATCATGAATCGTGGCTATAAAATTTATACTAATTTAAATCAAAGCCAACAAAGTAGCATGCAGAATAATTTTGAAAATGACAGTATGTTTCCTAGTAATGCTTCTGATGGTACGAAGGTACAAGCAGCTTCAATTGCTGTAGATCCTAGAAATGGTGGGGTTAATGCAGTTGTTGGTGGAAGAGGTCAACATGTGTTTAGAGGATATAATCGTGCTACTCAAATTAAACGACAACCGGGTTCAACTATGAAGCCATTAGCTGTTTATACGCCTGCTTTACAAAATGGTTATAATTATGATTCAAGTTTAGTGAATGAACAAAAATCATATGGTAAAAATAAATATACGCCTAAAAATTATGGCGGAGTTTATACAGGTAAGGTACCTATGTATAAAGCTTTAGCAGAAAGTATGAATGCTCCGGCTGTATGGTTACTAAATAAAATTGGGGTGGAAGCCGGTTATGATTCTGTAAAATCATTTGGTTTACCTGTCACCAAAAAAGATAAAAATTTAGCCTTAGCTTTAGGTGGAATGTCTAAGGGAGTTTCACCACAACAGATGGCGGGAGCCTATACTGCATTTGCCAACAATGGAAATATGACGACTCCACATTATATTAGAAAAATTGTTGATTCATCAGGAAAAGTTATTGTAAACAATGATCAAAATGAATCTAAAAAGGTGATGTCTAAAGAGGTTGCTCAACAAATGACTAGTATGATGTTAGGTGTTTTTAACAATGGTACTGGAGTGGATGCCAAACCATATGGATATCAAATTGCTGGTAAAACTGGTAGTACTGAGGCTGATAATACTGGTGATTCAGATGCCACTCGTGATAAATGGATTGTTGGTTATACACCTAAGGTAGTGGTTGCTACTTGGGAAGGGTTTGATACTACTAACAGTAATCATCATTTAGAAAACTTGAGTGGTAATGGTGTTGGTCCGTTATTTAGAAATGAAATGCAACAAATATTACCAACTACCGGAAACAACAATTTCTCCGTAAAAGATGCTCAATCGCAATATGATGATGATCATCCTAATACAAACAACAAATCTAATTCTGGAATTTGGAACAGTATTCAAGACGGTGCAAGTAAGTTTAGTAACAACGTTGAAAAAGGATTTGATAGTATTAAAAACGGTGCTGGTAGTTTGTTTGATAGTGCTAAGAAATTTATCGGCCAATAG
- a CDS encoding DUF1516 family protein produces the protein MLVSIVYIILGIYILNIIIGLTRLSAKRIIQWLIYTRITYILLFMFNIILAFRVFHNNNIEALITVLLIVSSSIMVEINYSNKQRSSLKNINVTLLIISILALIIFNLIIVLK, from the coding sequence ATGCTAGTATCGATCGTATATATAATATTAGGTATCTACATACTTAATATCATAATTGGGCTAACAAGACTATCGGCTAAGAGAATTATTCAGTGGCTAATTTATACTCGAATAACTTATATTTTACTTTTTATGTTCAACATTATTTTAGCATTTAGAGTTTTTCATAATAATAATATTGAAGCATTAATTACAGTCCTACTAATAGTAAGTTCGTCAATTATGGTCGAAATAAATTATTCTAATAAACAACGAAGCAGTCTAAAAAACATCAATGTAACTCTATTAATAATAAGCATTTTAGCTTTAATAATTTTTAATTTAATCATTGTATTAAAATAG
- a CDS encoding aspartate/glutamate racemase family protein — MRKFFSIIGGMGTEATESYIHVLNQRTPAHSDQEYLNYILVNHSTIPDRTEYILDNSKPNPLIPLLEDIKQQSQLNPEFFVIPCNTAHYFYNQLQAATNIPILHMPKEAVKEISNVYPNAKKVGLIATRGTIYDGIYDVEINKSNYDLVKPTKHIEDETMELIYKYIKEQNKVNVSLYHHILEEMVNELNCDVVILGCTELSVAQERAADHNYPVIDAQSVLVDRTIDNALNNRKL, encoded by the coding sequence ATGAGAAAGTTTTTTTCGATTATTGGCGGAATGGGGACTGAAGCAACTGAAAGTTACATTCATGTTTTGAATCAAAGAACACCAGCTCATTCTGATCAAGAATATTTAAATTATATATTAGTAAATCATTCAACAATACCTGATCGAACTGAATATATTTTAGATAATTCAAAACCTAATCCATTGATACCTTTGCTGGAAGATATTAAGCAACAAAGTCAGCTCAATCCGGAATTCTTTGTAATTCCTTGTAATACTGCTCACTATTTCTACAATCAGTTACAAGCTGCTACTAATATTCCCATTTTACACATGCCTAAAGAAGCAGTGAAAGAAATTAGTAATGTTTATCCTAATGCAAAAAAAGTAGGATTGATAGCAACTCGTGGTACTATTTATGATGGTATTTATGATGTGGAAATCAATAAAAGTAATTATGATTTGGTAAAACCAACCAAGCATATTGAAGATGAAACGATGGAACTGATTTATAAGTATATTAAAGAACAAAATAAAGTAAATGTTAGTTTATATCATCATATCTTGGAAGAAATGGTTAATGAGCTAAATTGTGATGTTGTTATACTTGGATGTACTGAACTTTCAGTTGCTCAAGAAAGGGCTGCTGATCATAACTATCCAGTAATAGATGCTCAATCAGTATTAGTTGATCGGACTATTGATAATGCTTTAAACAATCGTAAATTATAA
- a CDS encoding DUF2187 domain-containing protein yields MAELKIGDYIAAPRFGYLKHDFSGTIDKIYENSVMVLINEHHQDDDIVVNEYNQRAIVSKKQAKLIKKQTT; encoded by the coding sequence ATGGCTGAACTAAAAATTGGAGATTATATTGCTGCTCCACGTTTTGGCTATTTAAAACATGATTTTTCTGGAACTATTGATAAAATTTATGAAAACTCAGTAATGGTACTAATTAATGAACATCATCAAGATGATGACATAGTAGTTAATGAATATAACCAAAGAGCAATTGTAAGTAAAAAGCAAGCAAAACTAATTAAAAAACAAACCACTTAA